CTGTTAATTTTTTCATATTCGAAACACCAAAAGTTTTTATGCTATTGGTCTTGGTTATTTTTGGCGTAGGAATTATTCGCAGTTATTTCTCTCCAGAAAAAACGAAAAACTTTCTTGCCGGAAAATCTACTTTTTTTGGCAATGTAATGGCAGCTTTACTTGGTGTTTTAACTCCATTTTGTTCTTGTTCTGCCATTCCTTTGTTTTTAGGATTTGTTGAGGCTGGTGTACCTTTGGGTGTAACTTTTAGCTTCCTTATTGCAGCCCCTTTAGTAAACGAAATTGCTTTGGGAATGTTGGCAGAAGCTTTTGGATGGCAAACTGCACTTCTTTATACATTTACAGGTTTATCAATTGCCATTATTGCGGGTTGGTTAATTGGCGCTTTAAAACTTGAAAAATATGTACATGAATGGGTTTACGAGGTTAAAACAGGACAAACTGATATTGATACAACCAAACTTTCTTTTTCGGAACGTATTCAATCAGGATTAAATTCGGTAAAAGAGATTGTTGGTAAAATTTGGTTGTACATTGTAATTGGTGTTGCAATAGGAGCAGGTGCTCATGGATATGTACCTGAAGATTTCATGGCAAACCTAATGGGAAAATCGGCATGGTATTCGGTTCCATTGTCCATTCTTATTGGAGTTCCAATGTATTCTAATGCTGCGGGAATTATTCCAATTGTAGAAGTACTAGTTGCTAAAGGAGCTGCATTAGGCA
This genomic interval from uncultured Marinifilum sp. contains the following:
- a CDS encoding permease; translated protein: MTNKKQLLLVLISLPVWYFLYVNLQNIVDFITYTVFGMQKEAHLTEAVNFFIFETPKVFMLLVLVIFGVGIIRSYFSPEKTKNFLAGKSTFFGNVMAALLGVLTPFCSCSAIPLFLGFVEAGVPLGVTFSFLIAAPLVNEIALGMLAEAFGWQTALLYTFTGLSIAIIAGWLIGALKLEKYVHEWVYEVKTGQTDIDTTKLSFSERIQSGLNSVKEIVGKIWLYIVIGVAIGAGAHGYVPEDFMANLMGKSAWYSVPLSILIGVPMYSNAAGIIPIVEVLVAKGAALGTTLAFMMSVIGLSLPEVIILKKVLKMPLILTFVSIVAIGILIVGFIFNFIY